The Acanthochromis polyacanthus isolate Apoly-LR-REF ecotype Palm Island chromosome 5, KAUST_Apoly_ChrSc, whole genome shotgun sequence genome includes a window with the following:
- the camk1b gene encoding calcium/calmodulin-dependent protein kinase type 1 isoform X3: MQLVSGGELFDRIIEKGFYTEKDASKLIQQILDAVKYLHDMGIVHRDLKPENLLYYSMEEDSKIMISDFGLSKIEGSGSVMSTACGTPGYVAPEVLAQKPYSKAVDCWSIGVIAYILLCGYPPFYDENDAKLFEQILKAEYEFDSPYWDDISDSAKDFIVHLMEKDPNIRYTCEQALQHPWIAGDTALDKNIHESVSAQIKKNFAKSKWKQAFNATAVVRHMRRLQLGTGQEGPNPTLPSPCRTHLLMPEEDAEACCEGGCSPNVDGGADPLSNCTYRCHPTSRV; encoded by the exons ATGCAACT AGTGTCTGGCGGGGAACTCTTCGATCGTATCATTGAGAAAGGCTTCTACACAGAGAAAGATGCCAGTAAACTCATTCAACAGATTCTGGATGCTGTCAAATACCTCCACGACATGGGCATCGTGCACCGCGACCTCAAG CCAGAGAACCTGCTGTACTACAGCATGGAGGAAGACTCCAAAATCATGATCAGTGACTTCGGTCTGTCTAAAATTGAAGGTTCTGGCAGCGTGATGTCGACAGCCTGTGGAACACCTGGATATGTTG CCCCTGAAGTTTTGGCTCAGAAGCCCTACAGTAAAGCAGTGGACTGCTGGTCTATTGGTGTCATCGCCTATATTCT CTTGTGTGGTTACCCTCCCTTCTATGACGAGAATGATGCCAAACTGTTTGAACAGATCCTGAAAGCAGAATATGAGTTTGATTCTCCTTACTGGGATGATATCTCTGATTCAG CTAAGGACTTCATAGTGCATCTGATGGAGAAAGACCCAAACATACGCTACACCTGTGAGCAGGCTCTGCAGCACCCCTG GATTGCTGGGGATACTGCACTGGACAAGAACATTCATGAGTCTGTCAGTGCACAGATCAAGAAGAATTTTGCAAAGAGCAAATGGAAG CAAGCGTTCAACGCCACAGCAGTGGTTCGTCACATGAGGCGTCTCCAGCTGGGAACAGGTCAGGAAGGACCAAACCCCACCTTGCCAAGTCCGTGCCGAACTCATCTGCTGATGCCAGAAGAAGATGCAG AGGCTTGTTGTGAGGGAGGATGTTCCCCGAACGTCGACGGCGGAGCAGACCCTCTGTCCAACTGCACCTACCGCTGCCACCCAACCAGCAGGGTGTGA
- the camk1b gene encoding calcium/calmodulin-dependent protein kinase type 1 isoform X2 has product MPLGEDCHAWKKKTTDVKEKYDFKEILGTGAFSEVVLAEEKRTQKLVAIKCIPKKALEGKENSIENEIAVLHKIKHTNIVSLEDIFESKSHLYLVMQLVSGGELFDRIIEKGFYTEKDASKLIQQILDAVKYLHDMGIVHRDLKPENLLYYSMEEDSKIMISDFGLSKIEGSGSVMSTACGTPGYVAPEVLAQKPYSKAVDCWSIGVIAYILLCGYPPFYDENDAKLFEQILKAEYEFDSPYWDDISDSAKDFIVHLMEKDPNIRYTCEQALQHPWIAGDTALDKNIHESVSAQIKKNFAKSKWKQAFNATAVVRHMRRLQLGTGQEGPNPTLPSPCRTHLLMPEEDAEACCEGGCSPNVDGGADPLSNCTYRCHPTSRV; this is encoded by the exons GGGAGCTTTCTCAGAGGTGGTTTTGGCCGAGGAGAAGAGGACCCAGAAACTGGTGGCTATCAAGTGTATCCCCAAGAAGGCATTAGAgggcaaagaaaacagcattGAAAATGAGATAGCAGTCCTGCACAA GATCAAACACACCAACATTGTGTCCTTGGAAGACATATTTGAGAGTAAATCACACCTCTACCTTGTCATGCAACT AGTGTCTGGCGGGGAACTCTTCGATCGTATCATTGAGAAAGGCTTCTACACAGAGAAAGATGCCAGTAAACTCATTCAACAGATTCTGGATGCTGTCAAATACCTCCACGACATGGGCATCGTGCACCGCGACCTCAAG CCAGAGAACCTGCTGTACTACAGCATGGAGGAAGACTCCAAAATCATGATCAGTGACTTCGGTCTGTCTAAAATTGAAGGTTCTGGCAGCGTGATGTCGACAGCCTGTGGAACACCTGGATATGTTG CCCCTGAAGTTTTGGCTCAGAAGCCCTACAGTAAAGCAGTGGACTGCTGGTCTATTGGTGTCATCGCCTATATTCT CTTGTGTGGTTACCCTCCCTTCTATGACGAGAATGATGCCAAACTGTTTGAACAGATCCTGAAAGCAGAATATGAGTTTGATTCTCCTTACTGGGATGATATCTCTGATTCAG CTAAGGACTTCATAGTGCATCTGATGGAGAAAGACCCAAACATACGCTACACCTGTGAGCAGGCTCTGCAGCACCCCTG GATTGCTGGGGATACTGCACTGGACAAGAACATTCATGAGTCTGTCAGTGCACAGATCAAGAAGAATTTTGCAAAGAGCAAATGGAAG CAAGCGTTCAACGCCACAGCAGTGGTTCGTCACATGAGGCGTCTCCAGCTGGGAACAGGTCAGGAAGGACCAAACCCCACCTTGCCAAGTCCGTGCCGAACTCATCTGCTGATGCCAGAAGAAGATGCAG AGGCTTGTTGTGAGGGAGGATGTTCCCCGAACGTCGACGGCGGAGCAGACCCTCTGTCCAACTGCACCTACCGCTGCCACCCAACCAGCAGGGTGTGA